CTCTTCGTGACCTGCACTCCCTCAGGGCCTTTGCAATTCATTTACCATCGCTCGGTCACTGATGGCCGGAGTTTACGGGGCGTCGAGTTGGCGTGGGGCCGTTTACTGGTCGCCCGGCACACGATCGCGGAGCGCCCCGGCCGCCGCCCTCATCGTCGAACACTCGCAGCCCTCGGTGCTCGACGCATCTCATCGCCGAAGCGGCCTCCCTGCAAACCCAACTTGCACCCCCAGTGCCCTCGTTGGTGGACCAGGCAGCCACCGGAGCGGCAGCCCAGCTCGTGCCGCGTGTCCGCTCGGCGAAGGCTTCGGAAACAAACCAGGTCACACCCTGAGGAAAACCGCGCAGGATTGTCCTCGTGGCAAACGAGAGCAATCTGACCATCACGCTGATCACCATGGATCGCGCAGCGTCCTGCACGATCTTCGCCCGCTCTGACGGGATGGAGGCGCGGTTTCCGCTAGACACCTCCATGTTCGAAGACACGAGCGTCGTGGCCAGGCTGGACTTCACCCCGGCATACGGAACGCTCCTCGCCACCACGCTGACAGGAGACCAGGTCCTTTTCGAGTTGCCGCTGGAAGGAGCTGGGGACCATCTCCGAGAGCGACTCGTCGTGTACCTCGACCAGAATCAGTGGAGCCTACTGAGCAATGCCGACCGAGGTACTGAAAAGAGCAGCGAGGCGGATCGGACCGCCGCCCGGAAGCTCAAAGAATGGGTGGACCAACAGCGCATCGTCCTCCCCGCTTCTGCCGGCCACTACTACGAGACAAGCAAGCGTTTCAGTACGGAGAAGCGATACGCCCTGGGGCTAACGATCTTGCAGTACAGCCGTGGCTGGCAGATGCGCGATCCATTGCAGGTCCGACGGAACGAGCTTCCGATGCCTTCTACCACCGCATGAAGCGCGCCGGCAGCTTGCGCTCCGCCCCGGTCATCACCCTCGACCCGAATGCCCTATTCTCTCCCATCCGGAGGACTGTTCCTGCTCGACCGCCAACGTTCCAGAGTGGCCTCAGTTTCCAATACGAGGCGCTGCTCGCTGCCTGCGTGTCCATCGACTCGATGCTCGATACCCAGCAGGTGGAGCCAGGGCCGGACACCGGATGGACGGCGCCGAGCCAGCGGTTCAGTGACTGGCTGGACGGGCTGGATCAGGATTCTCAGCAGAAGCGCAGGGCCATCGATATCCACCTTCTGAACGATCTACAAAAGGAGCTGGCCGAGGAGGCTGCTGCGGCAGATGTTCCGGAGGAGCTGTTCCGAGAATGGGGCTTCAAGGGGCTGGTCCGAGCAGTCGGCGGGGCTCCGGCTATCGGGCTCTTCCGGGAAGTACTGCACAACCGGCACCTTAACAAGGGCACGACGTGGCGCCCGAACGATCTGACGGACATGGTCTATCTGTCCTGTGCCGCCGGGTACGCGGACTTCGTCGTCTGCGAGAAGCACATGCGCGATCCGCTCCAGCACGGGCTGAAGCGGACAGGACTCCCGACGCGGATCTACCGCCGCCTCGCGGATGCCGTAGAGGCCATCGAAGCTGTGCTGGAGACACCGTCAGTACCGGCCCAGCCCGTCCCGTCTCGTAGCTCTGGATGACGCCCCGTCCCGGCCATCCGCTCATGCACGGACCAGATGCGACCGAGCGCCCACCGGGCCGAGACCGGGTGGGTCGCTTACCGGCAGGCCTGCGAGCTGCATGCCAGGTCGGACTCGAACCGACAACTACTGTAGGCAGTCGCTGGCCGTTCCGGCTGTGGGGTAGGACATCTGGAAGGCGAGGCGTTCATCGGCCTGGTCACCGATGCGAGCGAGCACGCTGTCCAGGTCGAGAAACTCCTCCCAGACCGACCTTCCGCTCGCCTCCGCGAGTCTGGCGATGACGAGATCTTCGAGTTCGGGGACCCGCTTGTTCTTCCAGATCTTGTCGGCCAGGCTGACCAGGAGATCTTCCATCCCGGCCTCATCGGCGGTCCAGGCGGCGTGTGTTCCGGCGAAGCGAGCCATGACGGAATCGATGCCTCGGGTTATAAGCAGCTCACGGCCTGCTTCTTCGTGCTGTGCGCCGGGAGCGGACAACTCGGCGGGGTGCAGCACCTTGCCGATGTCGTGGGTGGCGGCTCCGAAGAGAACGGCCTGCGGGTTGATGCCCAGATCTAGGTCACGTGCAGCGATCCATTCGAGGAGTTGCCCTGCAACGTCGTGAACTGCTCGCAAATGCGCGACCAGGCGTGGTGGAGCGTCAAGGTCGTGAAGCAGTTCGGCTGCTTCGATTGGCAGTGGACGCAGCGGGGGCTGGCCGGTGTCCTGGAGAGCGATCGACAGTATTCGCGAGGTCGTCACCGCGACAGGGTAGCCGTTGCACCCACTACCGGATCCTGACCTTCGCGCACTACAACAAGCGGGCCAGGAACGAAATCCCGGAAGGCCATCCACTCGCCCGGTACGCGGTCACCGGGGCCGGTCTCAAGTTCCGCATCCACCCCCTGGCCGCCGCCCTCGCCCACGACCAGCTCGCCCACCTGGACGCCTACCTTCTCGGCCGCGAGGAGATCGCCGGCTACCTGACACGCGAACTCTGCCGGATACCCGGACTGGAGGTCACCCTGGTACGCGTTGACGGCCACCTACCGGCCCGACCAACTCGGCGGTCTGCGCATCGACCGCTTCCATCAGGCCCTCGCCGCGGAGGGGGCAACCGAGTTCGACCTGCCCGGCTCCACCCGCCCCCTCAACCAGCTCCCGCTCTACCAGCACCCCCCACAGTTGTTCCCCAACTACCCGAACACCCACAACCGCTACCGGCCCGGCGACTTCCCCATCGCCGAGAAGGCGCACACGCACACGATCAAGCTGCCGGTCTGGCACCGTGAACGGGATCTGGAACTGGCCGAGCAGTACGTCAGCGCGGCCAGGAAGGTCAGCGAACACCACAAGGAGCTGCTGTGACCGTGACCTCCGATCTCGCCCTGTCTCTGGCCAAGGAGGCCGAAGCCGAGGGCATCACCAGCCTCGTGGCCGCCGCCGTGGTCACCGACACCGGCCGCGTCCTTTTGCTCCGGCGCAAGGCGGACGACTACATGGGCGGCCTGTGGGAAATCCCCTCGGGGAAGGTCGACCCGGGCGAGACCATCCTGGACGCAGCCAGCCGCGAGACACGAGAGGAGACCGGCCTGACCGTCTCCTCAGTGGACCGCTACCTCGGCCACTTCGACTACGAGAACAGCCGCGGCACCACCACCCGCCAGTTCAACTTCGCCGTCACCGTCACCGAAACCGGCCCGGTCCTCCTCACCGAACACGACCTGCACCGATGGGCCGCCCTCACCGGCGACCTGCCGGGCGTCACCGACGCCGTACGGAAGATCCTGACCAGCGCATAGGCCCAGAACAGCCGACCGGAGCCGCGTGGTGCGCGGCTCCGGTCGGCCCGCCGGCCTGGAGGGTACTCCTCTGAGGCGTTCGAGGTTTCGCGGCTGTCTGGACGTCACCGTCCGTGCCTCGCTGTCAGGAGGCGTCTGACCAAGGCCCGGGCACGCCGGTGAAACCTCACCTTCACCATGTCACGCACGCGAAGAGGTTTGTCGGCCGATGATCCGTTCTTCGTGCACGTCGGAGGGGAGCACTTCACGACCTACACCAGTCGCCGCCAGACCGACGAATCACCCCCGCGTCGGCGGGGAGAACTGGGGCCAGGCCAGGGCAGGGCCGAGCCGATCGCCGACGGACCACCCCCGCGTCGGCGGGGAGAACGACGACCTCCGCCGTACGAACGAGCAGCACGACGGACCACCCCCGCGTCGGCGGGGAGAACAAGCGGTTCGACACCGACCTGCCCTGGCCCGTCGGACCACCCCCGCGTCGGGGAGAACACCGTGGAAACCGCGACACCGCCGCCGTCGTCCGGACCACCCCCGCGTCGGCGGGGAGAACGCGCTGATCACGGCGGCCCTCAGCGTCGACCACGGACCACCCCCGCGTCGGCGGGGAGAACGTGCCCCGGGCCGCGGTCGTCGACGTCGGCGGCGGACCACCCCCGCGTCGGCGGGGAGAACGTGTCGGTCGCGGACGGGAAACGAAGGCTCAGCGGACCACCCCCGCGTCGGCGGGGAGAACGATGACGTGGCAGTCGAGTTGGACGGACAGGTTCGGACCACCCCCGCGTCGGCGGGGAGAACCCGGACACCAGGGCGTGCACCTGGACGACCTCCGGACCACCCCCGCGTCGGCGGGGAGAACTTGCGGCCCTGGGTGTCACGCGCCCGACGGAGCGGACCACCCCCGCGTCGGCGGGGAGAACGAGAACTCGGGCAACGTCATCTCCGACGAGGTCGGACCACCCCCGCGTCGGCGGGGAGAACTGGATGTGGATGACGTCCTCGACGGCGAAGTTCGGACCACCCCCGCGTCGGCGGGGAGAACCACGCCGATGAACGTCACCGAGGGCGGCCTCGCGGACCACCCCCGCGTCGGCGGGGAGAACGCCCACGCAACCCCGCCCGGCCAACCGGTCAACGGACCACCCCCGCGTCGGCGGGGAGAACGGGGAAACACACCAATCCCGACGCCACCAAACGGACCACCCCCGCGTAGGCGGGGAGAACGTCAGGAGTCCGACGCCCTCGACTAGTTGCAACGGACCACCCCCGCGTCGGCGGGGAGAACGTGTGCGCACCATCACCAGGGGCGACCTGGTACGGACCACCCCCGCGTCGGCGGGGAGAACTCCGACCCGGCTCTCAGGGCCCCAAGCTGGTGGAGGACCACCCCCGCGTCGGCGGGGAGAACGCCACCATCCAGATGACGGACTCGCACCTGGACGGACCACCCCCGCGTCGGCGGGGAGAACTTCTTCTCCGTGGCTTCGGCCGGTGCGAACCGCGGACCACCCCCGCGTCGGCGGGGAGAACGTCAGCAGGAACGTGGAGCGCGTCCCCATTTTCGGACCACCCCCGCGTCGGCGGGGAGAACCCACCGCGACTCGACGCCGACGAGCAGGCCGTCGGACCACCCCCGCGTCGGCGGGGAGAACTTCCACCTGATCCGATTTCCGGGCCGTCTCTGCGGACCACCCCCGCGTCGGCGGGGAGAACTCGGCCCGGGTCACGGTCTGCTCGCACAGCTGCGGACCACCCCCGCGTCGGCGGGGAGAACAAATACTCCGGCCGGAACCCCGCGAGTCCCTACGGACCACCCCCGCGTCGGCGGGGAGAACGTGCCCCGGTGCAGCCCCGCGCCCTCAGCGGACGGACCACCCCCGCGTCGGCGGGGAGAACGCCGCCTCAGGATTGAAGCCGAGACCCGCGTACGGACCACCCCCGCGTCGGCGGGGAGAACTGGCCGGCCCACGATGACCAACCTCGGGGAGACGGACCACCCCCGCGTCGGCGGGGAGAACCCGCCCACCAACGAGGACCGCATCCCGACCGGCGGACCACCCCCGCGTCGGCGGGGAGAACGGACCTAGGGAGGCGCCATGGACCGCGACAGCCGGACCACCCCCGCGTCGGCGGGGAGAACGGCAACAGATCCACCTCCGACCCGGCGCAGATCGGACCACCCCCGCGTCGGCGGGGAGAACTCCGACGAGCTTCGTGCAGACGGCCTCGAATACGGACCACCCCCGCGTCGGCGGGGAGAACGGAACACGATCCGGTGCCGGCTGCCGGAGAGCGGACCACCCCCGCGTCGGCGGGGAGAACGCGCCCACCTTCGCCGCGAGCTTCCACGACTTCGGACCACCCCCGCGTCGGCGGGGAGAACCCTTCGCCACCTGCCACTTCTCAGGGCCTTTGCAGTTTCTTTAACATTGTTCGGGCGGCCAGAGTCGTGGTCATGGCCGAAGTGTACGGCGCTGGCGCCGAGTTGACGTTGCGGTGGTTGTCGGTCGTCTGTGGTTGAGTGCTGGTTTCTCTCCGGGTGGAGGAGCGGCGTTGGACGTCCAGGGTTTTGAGCCGGATGAGAGTCTGTGGGCGAAGGCCCGTGGGCTCGACGGTGTTCGGTATCCGCTGGTGCGGCATCTGTTGGATGCGGCGGCGATGGCGATGTTTCTGTGGGATGCGTACCTGGCTGAAGGCCAGCGAGCTGTCATCTCGTCTGGTTTCGGGTGCGTGGATC
The sequence above is a segment of the Streptomyces sp. NBC_00513 genome. Coding sequences within it:
- a CDS encoding HD domain-containing protein, yielding MTTSRILSIALQDTGQPPLRPLPIEAAELLHDLDAPPRLVAHLRAVHDVAGQLLEWIAARDLDLGINPQAVLFGAATHDIGKVLHPAELSAPGAQHEEAGRELLITRGIDSVMARFAGTHAAWTADEAGMEDLLVSLADKIWKNKRVPELEDLVIARLAEASGRSVWEEFLDLDSVLARIGDQADERLAFQMSYPTAGTASDCLQ
- a CDS encoding NUDIX domain-containing protein; the protein is MTVTSDLALSLAKEAEAEGITSLVAAAVVTDTGRVLLLRRKADDYMGGLWEIPSGKVDPGETILDAASRETREETGLTVSSVDRYLGHFDYENSRGTTTRQFNFAVTVTETGPVLLTEHDLHRWAALTGDLPGVTDAVRKILTSA